The following are encoded together in the Equus quagga isolate Etosha38 chromosome 1, UCLA_HA_Equagga_1.0, whole genome shotgun sequence genome:
- the P2RY1 gene encoding P2Y purinoceptor 1 isoform X2, with the protein MTEVLWPAVPNGTDAAFLGGPGSPWSNSTVASTAAVAATSFRCALTKTGFQFYYLPAVYIVVFIIGFLGNSVAIWMFVFHMKPWSGISVYMFNLALADFLYVLTLPALIFYYFNKTDWIFGDAMCKLQRFIFHVNLYGSILFLTCISAHRYSGVVYPLKSLGRLKKKNAVYVSVLVWLIVAGGISPILFYSGTGVRKNKTVTCYDTTSDEYLRSYFVYSMCTTVAMFCVPLVLILGCYGLIVRALIYKDLDNSPLRRKSIYLETLSEGDSPEPPGKLPEEVKHTCNPRVKT; encoded by the exons ATGACCGAGGTGCTGTGGCCGGCTGTCCCCAACGGGACGGACGCCGCCTTCCTGGGCGGCCCGGGCTCGCCGTGGAGCAACAGCACGGTGGCCTCCACCGCCGCCGTCGCCGCCACCTCGTTCCGATGCGCGCTGACCAAGACGGGCTTCCAGTTCTACTACCTGCCGGCCGTGTACATCGTGGTGTTCATCATCGGCTTCCTGGGCAACAGCGTGGCCATCTGGATGTTCGTCTTCCACATGAAGCCGTGGAGCGGCATCTCCGTGTACATGTTCAACTTGGCCCTGGCCGACTTCCTGTACGTGCTGACCCTGCCGGCGCTCATCTTCTACTACTTCAATAAGACCGACTGGATCTTCGGGGACGCCATGTGCAAGCTGCAGAGGTTCATCTTCCACGTGAACCTGTACGGCAGCATCCTGTTCCTCACCTGCATCAGCGCGCACCGCTACAGCGGCGTGGTGTACCCGCTCAAGTCCCTGGGCAGGCTCAAGAAGAAGAACGCCGTGTACGTCAGCGTGCTGGTGTGGCTCATCGTGGCGGGGGGCATCTCCCCCATCCTGTTCTACTCGGGCACCGGGGTCCGGAAAAACAAAACCGTCACCTGCTACGACACCACCTCGGACGAGTACCTGCGGAGTTACTTCGTCTACAGCATGTGCACGACGGTGGCCATGTTTTGCGTCCCCTTGGTGCTGATCCTGGGCTGTTACGGACTGATTGTGAGAGCCTTGATTTACAAAGACCTGGACAACTCGCCTCTGAGGAGGAAGTCCATTTACCTG GAGACACTTTCAGAAGGAGACTCTCCCGAGCCACCAGGAAAGCTTCCAGAAGAAGTGAAGCACACTTGCAATCCAAGAGTGAAGACATGA
- the P2RY1 gene encoding P2Y purinoceptor 1 isoform X1: MTEVLWPAVPNGTDAAFLGGPGSPWSNSTVASTAAVAATSFRCALTKTGFQFYYLPAVYIVVFIIGFLGNSVAIWMFVFHMKPWSGISVYMFNLALADFLYVLTLPALIFYYFNKTDWIFGDAMCKLQRFIFHVNLYGSILFLTCISAHRYSGVVYPLKSLGRLKKKNAVYVSVLVWLIVAGGISPILFYSGTGVRKNKTVTCYDTTSDEYLRSYFVYSMCTTVAMFCVPLVLILGCYGLIVRALIYKDLDNSPLRRKSIYLVIIVLTVFAVSYIPFHVMKTMNLRARLDFQTPEMCDFNDRVYATYQVTRGLASLNSCVDPILYFLAGDTFRRRLSRATRKASRRSEAHLQSKSEDMTLNILSEFKQNGDTSL; this comes from the coding sequence ATGACCGAGGTGCTGTGGCCGGCTGTCCCCAACGGGACGGACGCCGCCTTCCTGGGCGGCCCGGGCTCGCCGTGGAGCAACAGCACGGTGGCCTCCACCGCCGCCGTCGCCGCCACCTCGTTCCGATGCGCGCTGACCAAGACGGGCTTCCAGTTCTACTACCTGCCGGCCGTGTACATCGTGGTGTTCATCATCGGCTTCCTGGGCAACAGCGTGGCCATCTGGATGTTCGTCTTCCACATGAAGCCGTGGAGCGGCATCTCCGTGTACATGTTCAACTTGGCCCTGGCCGACTTCCTGTACGTGCTGACCCTGCCGGCGCTCATCTTCTACTACTTCAATAAGACCGACTGGATCTTCGGGGACGCCATGTGCAAGCTGCAGAGGTTCATCTTCCACGTGAACCTGTACGGCAGCATCCTGTTCCTCACCTGCATCAGCGCGCACCGCTACAGCGGCGTGGTGTACCCGCTCAAGTCCCTGGGCAGGCTCAAGAAGAAGAACGCCGTGTACGTCAGCGTGCTGGTGTGGCTCATCGTGGCGGGGGGCATCTCCCCCATCCTGTTCTACTCGGGCACCGGGGTCCGGAAAAACAAAACCGTCACCTGCTACGACACCACCTCGGACGAGTACCTGCGGAGTTACTTCGTCTACAGCATGTGCACGACGGTGGCCATGTTTTGCGTCCCCTTGGTGCTGATCCTGGGCTGTTACGGACTGATTGTGAGAGCCTTGATTTACAAAGACCTGGACAACTCGCCTCTGAGGAGGAAGTCCATTTACCTGGTGATTATTGTGCTGACTGTTTTTGCTGTGTCTTACATCCCTTTCCATGTGATGAAAACAATGAATTTGAGGGCCCGGCTGGATTTTCAGACCCCAGAAATGTGTGATTTCAATGACAGGGTTTATGCCACTTATCAGGTGACGAGAGGTCTAGCAAGCCTCAACAGTTGTGTGGACCCCATTCTCTATTTCTTGGCAGGAGACACTTTCAGAAGGAGACTCTCCCGAGCCACCAGGAAAGCTTCCAGAAGAAGTGAAGCACACTTGCAATCCAAGAGTGAAGACATGACCCTCAATATTTTATCCGAGTTCAAGCAGAACGGAGATACAAGCTTGTGA